The stretch of DNA CAATTTTTGCATGACATAATGTTACCTTTTTAAAGATTCCTAGTGTAATCTCGTATAAATTAAACCTGTATTTAACTCGCATGGATGTTGAGTATTATGTCTACTATAAATACACCTAAAAACCTCAAAAGTTTCTCTAAACCCCattaaccctaatatataaccATAACCCTAATCCTTTTCAATTGAAACATTTGATAAATGTTAGCTAAATTATTTCCCTCCAAACTATTTAAGCTTCAATCTATTATTAGGATAAAAATTTCAGTCCAACTCTAACTTCAACTGAAATCGACCCTGACTCTCCTAATTCAGATGCTTTCGTAAGCATGgtattcaacatgtgtttaaacaTTTTTGGATAATGAAAAATCCTCAAGACTAATTGTAAATAAGGTTTACGATAATCTAGTAGACCCTATGTAAGGTTACTTTAGATAGATATTTTGTACCCGAATAATTCTTAAACACTCACGAGAGGCCACACTTGAAAATGAATCCAACCACCTATGATACTCATGAAAAAACATTTAAATCAAGAGAGACGGTTTCACTTCAATCAAAGTTAGAGTTGTATTGAAATCATGTGAGGAAAACAATTAGTTGAGtgtttgttaaatattttaattgagcCTTAAACCCTAGCTTCTACAACTTAAGATAGGTAATTTAGTTAGATTATCCTTGAGACTTTAAAGAAGAATCTAATTAAATTACATTTCACAACTTgtataaattagaaatttttttacaaGATGATTTACTAATCTACCGTAACTTGATATGTTAAATTAGGCTCTCTGGAGTACTCAATGAGCTTGTTTTCAAATAGTTTACGagtatttttaatgtttttttattaattcttaGATTTTAGTGTTAATGatagtttttattatattttacctCTTTTGATACCCAAATTGGAAAAACTATGTCATTGGGAGTCTAATGATTGGTTTGAGCTTATATAGGGAGATGACTAAGGCCAAATATCAAGGAAGACCTCAACTGTTGTGGGGGTCTCGACACAAATGTATGTGTGTCGCTACACTGACCTTCCATCACCTCAAGCAAAATGAACTTCAATGAAAAACCAACTTGGAGTAACTTGCCATTGAAGTCGCAACATTAAGTGTGTGGTGTCACAACACCAACAAGCCTATGTCGTGACACCAAGTGCATGttagatctggtgccctaagtgtaatatatacatttgtaaacttgtaatgttttcaaacagattggttaataaaacaattcatgaattacattaataaacTTTGTATAATATCCTCATGTGATTTttacatgcaaagcaaaatagaaacaaatattggctcactggttgtctaatgtttaaattaataCTAAGCGGTACTATGTGGCCAGATTGTAATACGGAAAGACAGCTTATATTAtatatgaacctaaacatgtacttagtctaatcagaaatgagcaaaccaattgaaagactaatatgtcatttatcaagtccaattggggaaatGTTTTGTCTTAGGCattggagcggatgactcccagaagatagagacatagatgtgactggcTAAATTGACTGTAcatccgactagacccaaaaagaatagatcatgaatccgtttatggatttattcacttgtaacgtTCATAGTTTGGAATCCTTAATCCCGAGTGGATAATAGACTATGTATGCATggctcgtatactttgatgtaagtaaaagtctgagttcaaatagataacgGACCGAAAGCTGGTGctttgggtatatgacttctgcagcatgtaacatcattcacaacagttgaattcatagctcgagatatgggtaaatgatatcctctcattggcattacatggttgatgaaaagtaaaagtCGTCATGGGTCGTTCAcctttgttgtaacacccctcactcaaCCCAATCGTCGGGTCCGATTTATGGAACGCTACAGTTGTTGCCAGAGCAAATACGAGCAATTAACattcaaaataaacataaatcatacaatcataGTCAATTCAGTTCATAATCACCAAATAAAACCTTTCTCAATTCTTATAcaatcatggattcaatataatttgtgattattttgatttaggttataagtggcatgttcTAGGAGCATTTAAGTTCTTTTGCTATAATGATGTTATTTAAACTTGGTTTAAGCATATTTGTGTATATATCTTTGGATTTGGGCTTGTATATGtccatatatacatgtatgtctTTAGTTGTTTAGTATAAGATTCTTGGAAGTGTTTGAAATGTGGTAAAATTGAATGTGAATGGAGTGGATGAATTGTTATGTTTGGCATGTGTATAAGGCAAGGACTTGAGATACTTGAATGTGAATTAGTTtggtgtatgaaatgtggtgccaatgaaggcacattggttaggcacttaggttggatgttttggtatgtttcaagcatgttttgaatgtgttttgaaggcATGAAAATGGTTGATATTGATTTGACTTGGTACCTAAGAAAGGGTTGAAAATTTGGCTTGCTTATGAAATTTTTAGGCTGCACATGGTCTAGGACACGAgttgttacatggtcgtgtgtcacatacAGTCTGTCTGTGGATGTTAATTTTTAGGTGCAAGTTTTGTTTCACATGGGCACAGTGAGCCACACAGCCTCTTGCCAAAATAGTTAACCAGTATATTAACCTAATAATACATAGCCTCACCACAACATCTTAGTTTTGGGAAGAGAGAACATCCATCAATTTATTATATTCTAACTAACACTTAATTTAATCTCATCTGAATTGGCTCCAACAATATCTTAAGTTGACATTCATGACTTTATCAAAATACTTAATAAAAGAGTAAGTTAATGCCCATGCTTAGCCTTTATCTATCTATAAAGATCCTTCATCAAGGCTTTATGCACTTTCACAATGTAAATTTTGCCCCTCTTATATTTTATGTTGTAACGATATTAAAGatattttgaaactttaattttgggaTACCAACGATGTCTCATTATGTCCTTCTTGTAGAAGCAGTGATGGTTTATGTTGcttttatgataaataaaattcTCCAATTTGTTAGGAAGAAAGCTGTAACTTGACGAGTTTTAACCTGGATTACATGATTCTGAGCCCTTTCTTTTTCGGTATAATCTTCAATAATGTCTCTTTTATTCATGGGACATATTGACATGGATTCGCatggtttaatattttttttatatgagtGTAGTATTatgatttttagtatttatttttttaatacaatattaagaattatccataatttttcttcaataattaaataagaaGATGATGTGCTTCAGCCAttcgaacccacgtcctcttaTATTGATAACAATACCGATACTAAcagaattaaaattcaatatatccacgtaaagttttatatttatgaacaAATTACTAATAAAATCTTTATGTTTGGGTTTTAACATTGGTAAATGTAAAGGAAAAGACAATTATTTTATGTtgtcttttttaaaattatgttagaTTTAAATgtatttcatgcttaaatttattttaatttatgtttaaatatacTATGCTCATTCTATTTGTTCTacatatattatttgtaatttttattatatctatgaattaaaattaaaagttttacccaagtatttttaaaaatgaagaaataatttatttaaacaaaacgCAAAAAACGAAACGGCAATAATAAAGTCCAAACATGGCGGTTCAGTCATTTTGATTTTAcccaaaaataaaacttaaaaagtaTAAGAAAAAGAGGGAGCAGGCTCATCAGTCATGCCGACCACGTTCCAAAACATcagaaattttgaaataaagaacAAGGGACACGTGTCGAATTCACATAGCAAGTAGGGTTTGGATCTACAATCCCACGACGCGACGCAAGTCGGTTGGGGAAATATACTGATAGGTCAGTGGTCCGCTGATATTTCTAAAGATTTTTATGTAGTTTTTTTAATGCCTATTGTTACACTTGCCGATGTTATTTCTCGCGGGAGGCACCGCTTTTTCTGATTTTTATTATGcacaaattttcttttctttttaaacttttaGATATAATAAATGCGAGTTGGACTAAAGAGAGTAACGAGATTGTTGCCATGTTTTCTCCTGTCTTCTATAGATAAAAAAGGTTTTTAAGTTTTAGTGTgcatttttttaagtttatttgggTTTAAATAGGTATATATGTTTAAGCGCGGCAAAACACATTATTAAATTGTTGGAGAAGAATTATGagttttgtataaaaaaaatatcaataattaaactttaatttaaaaataaagcaaaaatcagttcctcaccaaaatttcaaaatgaaaatgaactgtttctctccttttcttttcagAACCCTTTTACTATTGAAGTACACcctacttctttttctttcaatacattttttttttcaattcttagCTCTGTTGTTGCCACGTTCCCCTACGacttttcttatttaatttaacttaatttactttattttaattccaattttCGTGATTCTCTCGTCTCttccctcttttcttttttcccttcctAATTTCTCTTTCTCCTTCTCATCTATAAAGCACACCGGACCTTTCCTCCGCTATCCTTCTTTCTTCTCTCGCCTAACtttacttcattttctttctctgtttaTATTTTACTACCTACTCCAACAGTTTCTCAACGCAGCTGTACAGTTAGAAACAAAGGTATTATACTTTCTCTCCATCAGCTCTTCGCCTCTGCCTTCTTTCTTTCCCCCCTCAATTTTTCATCGTTTCAAACAAGGTCTTCTCAAGATTTCCTTTATTTCTTCCTCGATCTGAATCATTTCCTTACGAAACCTAATTTTGGGAATTTAAgctgattttttttctttataattaaCATCTCTAAGCTCCGTTTGTTTTTTTTCCGGCTCCGAATTgcaattagatctatttattttaatatttaatttttttgctcCTGTAGATCTACGGATCTAGAACTGATTTTATCATAATTGTAGGAATTTAATGTTAGAAATACACCGGAAGAAGGCTTCGGTTGAATTTTGGTTTCTGTTTAATTAAGTTTCTGTTTTATGTTAAATAGGGATACTAAttgttaataatataaaaaaaaacgtcaaaaggaaaaagatgaagcAGCGTGCCATCCAACAGAACGCTATTGGAAGCAGCTGTGAGGAGTTGCAGAGCTCTATTTCGGTTTCAGTTATGGTTACGGATCGGAGAGAGACTATGGTCTGCCCAAAACCACGTCGTTTGGGTCTCTTAAACGCCTCTTTCAACGACCTGCCAGTTCGGTCCCTCAGATGGCAACTTAGGTAATTTTCCCTTATTCCCTTCAACTTTTAACCTTCTCTctctcaaaaataaataaataaacaaattacagCAGAGATAGAGTActaacaaatatttttaatgtttttcagcCATCAAACTGAGCTTTGTGATTCGAAAGCAGGGAGTGATATTTTGGATATGATTCTTACAAAGGTATGCCCATGCTTCTTTCtcctcatttatttttaaaaataatctacaCGTATTTAGGTGTTTATTTCTAGTTGTCTTATTCTAAGGAACAATAAattatcataaattataaaataataaaaaaatcttagCTTTGGAGCAATGGCGGAGTCTCGATGCCAGAAATGTCTTTTTCAGGGGAGGGGGGGgggcaatttaaaattttaaccgttaGTTTAGTGAGCCAACTAAAGAGTTTCTAGAAGAACATAGTTCTGGTTATCCAAAGTGTTGATCTACGAGAAGATCCGTTAATCTGTTGTATACGGTttctcataaaaaaaatttatctgaTCATTGAATTTGGAATTTGGCAGGGTGGTTGTAGAGCAGAACAAGTAGCGTCGTCGCCCCCATTTTTTTGTGGGTCGCCGCCGAGTAGAGTAGCTAACCCATTAATACAGGATGCTCGATTTGGGGATGAGAAGATGGTCAACCCGCCGTCTCCAAATCCGCCTCCTCCTTCGTCTCCGTCATCATCTTCAAGGAAAGGAGGGTGTATTCGGGCCAATTTTGGTAACAAACCAGCAGTGAGAGTGGAGGGGTTTGATTGTTTTGCACTGGCTTAGAACCCATTTCAATCAACAAAAGAGTACATAGATAAAACAGAGAAGGGAATTTTGAAATTGTAAGCGACTGAAGAGAAAAAAGCAAAGAACCCTTTGTTAGTGTAAATATATGGATAAAGGGTTGTTTGTATGTAATGAAAAAAGAACTTGGTGTCTTGTAAGTATAGGAGAGTAAGTTGAATAGAAATAAGGAGAGAGGAGAGGAGAGGAGCGTAGGTTAATGTTTAGATAATGGCTTGGgtgttttttctttgtttctggGTTTTGTAAAGAGTCTCAAGTCAAGAAGGGAATTTGTTGTGTATTTAGTGGAGTGATTTAAGTAAAACACTGGAACAGTGTATATAAATACAACTGCTGTTTGCTTATGAATCACGCCAGTGTGGCTGGAAATCCTGATGCGTACTGAAATTGGTTGTTGTCAGTATACTTTGGAATTGGGGACCAAACCACTTGATGCCTTTGTCAACGTGAAAAAAGATGGAATCTCAGTATATTGTGTGTTTAGCATTCAAACTCAAGGGGGGATAGGAAATGTCAAAGGTGTTATTATTACAAAAGCTATAATCAATTCCTCGACACTCCACTCATCTGATCTGCTTTTTGCCTTTATACCAAACGACCATCATATATGGCACATGATGCTGCTCCTGTCTCTTTCATAGCATATAATTGCAGTGGGGCTCTCGCTGTTACTTCTCGCTCTGTTTCAGCAATCGATTACGGAATTTGGTTTGATTATTATTGACTTCAACAACTTTGATTTTATAAGTAAACGTGAAAATGAATCCAAACTCAAAACTCAAAAACATCTGttctcttttttaatttaataccATTCACGCTTGAaactactttttt from Gossypium hirsutum isolate 1008001.06 chromosome D04, Gossypium_hirsutum_v2.1, whole genome shotgun sequence encodes:
- the LOC107899617 gene encoding uncharacterized protein is translated as MKQRAIQQNAIGSSCEELQSSISVSVMVTDRRETMVCPKPRRLGLLNASFNDLPVRSLRWQLSHQTELCDSKAGSDILDMILTKGGCRAEQVASSPPFFCGSPPSRVANPLIQDARFGDEKMVNPPSPNPPPPSSPSSSSRKGGCIRANFGNKPAVRVEGFDCFALA